In the genome of Populus nigra chromosome 9, ddPopNigr1.1, whole genome shotgun sequence, one region contains:
- the LOC133703108 gene encoding DNA-dependent metalloprotease WSS1 isoform X2: MNLGDLNKVWEIKALKKPGEEEARRMLDKIAKQVQPIMRKHNWRVKLLSEFCPNNRSLLGLNVGGGVHVKLRLRRPNRDLDFFPFHQVLDTMLHELCHNVHGPHNANFYKLWDELRKECEELISKGITGTGEGFDLPGRRLGGFSCQPALSSLRKTALAAAEKRARLGSMLPSQPKRLGGDSTIMVALSPIQAAAMAAERRLQDEIWCGSLLAETDETSGDGETSSDIAENPVSLGEFTESSRLHNCRKRGCESNDRTACLSSKGHSVSDSNFVDLSKDASTSGSMLDHGTNLRKKICNSYKDPFPDATTHIEAHTPEASSLWECGTCTLLNPQLAPICELCGAQKPKDASTKNKIWSCKFCTLENCLKLDRCLACGQWRYSNGPPVSTRAPNLGT, translated from the exons atgaatttGGGTGATTTAAACAAAGTATGGGAAATCAAAGCCCTAAAAAAACCAGGAGAAGAGGAAGCCAGAAGGATGTTAGACAAAATAGCCAAACAGGTGCAGCCCATCATGCGTAAACACAATTGGCGTGTCAAGCTTCTCTCTGAATTCTG TCCAAACAACCGGTCTCTTCTGGGATTAAATGTAGGAGGTGGGGTGCATGTGAAGTTGAGGCTTCGTAGACCAAACAGGGATTTGGATTTCTTTCCATTCCATCAGGTTCTTGATACAATGCTTCATGAGCTTTGCCATAATGTTCATGGCCCCCACAACGCCAACTTTTACAAGCTCTGGGATGAACTCAGAAAG GAGTGCGAAGAGTTGATTTCCAAGGGAATCACTGGCACAGGAGAGGGGTTTGATCTTCCAGGGAGGCGTTTGGGTGGGTTTTCCTGCCAACCTGCTCTGTCATCTCTTCGCAAAACTGCCTTAGCTGCTGCGGAAAAGAGGGCAAGGTTAGGATCCATGCTGCCATCTCAGCCTAAAAGGCTTGGAGGTGATAGTACCATCATGGTTGCACTCAGTCCAATACAAGCTGCTGCAATGGCTGCAGAAAGGAGGTTGCAGGATGAGATATGGTGTGGTTCTCTGTTGGCTGAGACTGATGAGACCTCTGGTGATGGAGAGACTAGCTCTGATATTGCAGAAAACCCTGTATCTTTGGGGGAATTTACAGAAAGCTCAAGGTTACATAACTGTAGAAAAAGAGGCTGTGAATCAAATGACAGAACAGCTTGTTTATCTTCCAAAGGACATTCAGTTTCAGATTCTAATTTTGTGGATTTATCCAAAGATGCTTCAACATCTGGGTCCATGCTCGATCATGGCACCaaccttagaaaaaaaatttgcaattcATATAAGGATCCATTTCCTGATGCTACTACCCACATAGAAG CACATACTCCAGAGGCATCTTCTTTGTGGGAGTGTGGAACCTGCACGCTACTGAATCCA CAACTAGCTCCAATATGCGAGCTTTGTGGCGCACAAAAGCCCAAAGATGCCAGCACCAAGAACAAAATCTGGTCCTGCAAATTCTGTACTTTGGAGAACTGTCTGAAGTTGGACAGATGCTTAGCATGTGGTCAATGGAGATATTCAAATGGTCCACCAGTGTCAACTCGTGCTCCTAACCTTGGCACCTGA
- the LOC133703108 gene encoding uncharacterized protein LOC133703108 isoform X1 — MNLGDLNKVWEIKALKKPGEEEARRMLDKIAKQVQPIMRKHNWRVKLLSEFCPNNRSLLGLNVGGGVHVKLRLRRPNRDLDFFPFHQVLDTMLHELCHNVHGPHNANFYKLWDELRKECEELISKGITGTGEGFDLPGRRLGGFSCQPALSSLRKTALAAAEKRARLGSMLPSQPKRLGGDSTIMVALSPIQAAAMAAERRLQDEIWCGSLLAETDETSGDGETSSDIAENPVSLGEFTESSRLHNCRKRGCESNDRTACLSSKGHSVSDSNFVDLSKDASTSGSMLDHGTNLRKKICNSYKDPFPDATTHIEGSFIDLTSDSIFGSTTNLNARHILEAPPLTSDSSFGSICNRDTAHTPEASSLWECGTCTLLNPQLAPICELCGAQKPKDASTKNKIWSCKFCTLENCLKLDRCLACGQWRYSNGPPVSTRAPNLGT; from the exons atgaatttGGGTGATTTAAACAAAGTATGGGAAATCAAAGCCCTAAAAAAACCAGGAGAAGAGGAAGCCAGAAGGATGTTAGACAAAATAGCCAAACAGGTGCAGCCCATCATGCGTAAACACAATTGGCGTGTCAAGCTTCTCTCTGAATTCTG TCCAAACAACCGGTCTCTTCTGGGATTAAATGTAGGAGGTGGGGTGCATGTGAAGTTGAGGCTTCGTAGACCAAACAGGGATTTGGATTTCTTTCCATTCCATCAGGTTCTTGATACAATGCTTCATGAGCTTTGCCATAATGTTCATGGCCCCCACAACGCCAACTTTTACAAGCTCTGGGATGAACTCAGAAAG GAGTGCGAAGAGTTGATTTCCAAGGGAATCACTGGCACAGGAGAGGGGTTTGATCTTCCAGGGAGGCGTTTGGGTGGGTTTTCCTGCCAACCTGCTCTGTCATCTCTTCGCAAAACTGCCTTAGCTGCTGCGGAAAAGAGGGCAAGGTTAGGATCCATGCTGCCATCTCAGCCTAAAAGGCTTGGAGGTGATAGTACCATCATGGTTGCACTCAGTCCAATACAAGCTGCTGCAATGGCTGCAGAAAGGAGGTTGCAGGATGAGATATGGTGTGGTTCTCTGTTGGCTGAGACTGATGAGACCTCTGGTGATGGAGAGACTAGCTCTGATATTGCAGAAAACCCTGTATCTTTGGGGGAATTTACAGAAAGCTCAAGGTTACATAACTGTAGAAAAAGAGGCTGTGAATCAAATGACAGAACAGCTTGTTTATCTTCCAAAGGACATTCAGTTTCAGATTCTAATTTTGTGGATTTATCCAAAGATGCTTCAACATCTGGGTCCATGCTCGATCATGGCACCaaccttagaaaaaaaatttgcaattcATATAAGGATCCATTTCCTGATGCTACTACCCACATAGAAGGTAGTTTCATTGATTTAACGAGTGATTCAATTTTTGGATCCACAACTAATCTCAATGCAAGACATATTCTAGAGGCACCTCCTTTAACCAGTGATTCATCCTTTGGTTCCATATGTAATCGTGATACAGCACATACTCCAGAGGCATCTTCTTTGTGGGAGTGTGGAACCTGCACGCTACTGAATCCA CAACTAGCTCCAATATGCGAGCTTTGTGGCGCACAAAAGCCCAAAGATGCCAGCACCAAGAACAAAATCTGGTCCTGCAAATTCTGTACTTTGGAGAACTGTCTGAAGTTGGACAGATGCTTAGCATGTGGTCAATGGAGATATTCAAATGGTCCACCAGTGTCAACTCGTGCTCCTAACCTTGGCACCTGA